Proteins encoded by one window of Lutibacter sp. A64:
- the pruA gene encoding L-glutamate gamma-semialdehyde dehydrogenase, translating to MASGFYNVPKAVNEPVKNYAPGSVERRLLLETYRKMYNQKVDIPFYIGGKEFRTGNTVDIHPPHDHKHCVGHYHTADKEHIELAVKKAAEARVKWAATSWEHRAAIFLKAADLLAGPFRYKMNAATMIAQSKNVYQAEIDSACELIDFLRFNVEFMTEIYSNQPVSSPGVWNRMEYRPLEGFVYAITPFNFTAIAGNLPAAPALMGNVVIWKPARSQVYSAQVIMELFKAAGLPDGVINMVTGNSGTITDVLLNSPDFSGVHFTGSTPVFNSFWETIGKNMNTYKTYPRIVGETGGKDFIWAHPSSNAQEVATAISRGAFEYQGQKCSAASRAYLPKSLWPEIKEAVIKDVKSFKMGTPEDTTNFINAVIDDRAFKKLSSYIDQAKADADAEIIIGGGYDDSIGYFIEPTVIVTTNPQYKTMSTELFGPIITIYIYEDEKWEEILDIVDKTSEFALTGAIFSGDRYVIDIATNKLENAAGNFYINDKPTGAVVGQQPFGGARGSGTNDKAGSVWNLLRWVSNRTIKETFVSPTDYRYPFLGETTIETVEKEVESAVEKLKEFGKDLSDRFKKK from the coding sequence ATGGCTTCAGGATTTTATAATGTACCAAAGGCGGTAAATGAACCAGTTAAAAATTATGCTCCAGGTTCTGTAGAGCGTAGACTTTTATTGGAAACTTACCGAAAAATGTATAACCAAAAAGTGGATATTCCATTTTATATTGGAGGAAAAGAATTTAGAACTGGTAATACGGTAGATATTCATCCACCACATGACCATAAACATTGTGTTGGACACTATCATACTGCAGATAAAGAGCATATTGAGTTGGCTGTTAAAAAAGCTGCTGAAGCACGTGTAAAATGGGCAGCTACAAGTTGGGAGCACAGAGCTGCAATTTTCTTAAAAGCAGCAGATTTATTAGCAGGACCTTTTCGTTATAAAATGAATGCAGCAACAATGATTGCGCAATCTAAAAATGTGTATCAGGCAGAAATAGATTCAGCTTGTGAATTAATCGATTTTTTACGTTTTAACGTAGAATTTATGACTGAGATTTACAGTAATCAACCAGTATCTTCACCAGGTGTTTGGAACAGAATGGAATACCGTCCGTTAGAAGGTTTTGTATATGCTATTACACCATTTAATTTTACAGCAATTGCAGGAAATTTACCTGCAGCTCCAGCACTTATGGGGAATGTAGTTATTTGGAAACCTGCACGTTCTCAAGTATATTCTGCACAAGTAATTATGGAATTATTTAAAGCGGCTGGTTTACCTGATGGTGTTATAAATATGGTTACAGGTAATTCTGGAACAATTACAGACGTATTGTTAAACAGTCCAGACTTTTCTGGAGTGCACTTTACAGGATCTACACCAGTATTTAATAGTTTTTGGGAAACAATAGGTAAAAATATGAATACCTACAAAACATACCCAAGAATTGTAGGTGAAACAGGAGGAAAAGATTTTATTTGGGCACACCCAAGTTCAAATGCTCAAGAAGTAGCTACGGCCATTTCTAGAGGTGCTTTTGAATATCAAGGACAAAAATGTTCTGCAGCTTCAAGGGCTTATTTGCCAAAAAGTTTATGGCCAGAAATTAAAGAAGCTGTAATAAAAGATGTAAAATCTTTTAAAATGGGAACTCCAGAAGATACTACAAACTTTATAAATGCTGTGATTGATGATAGAGCGTTCAAAAAATTATCTAGCTATATAGATCAAGCAAAAGCAGATGCTGATGCCGAAATTATTATTGGTGGAGGTTATGATGATAGTATTGGTTATTTTATTGAGCCAACTGTAATTGTTACTACAAATCCACAGTACAAAACAATGAGTACTGAATTATTTGGCCCAATTATTACCATTTATATTTATGAAGATGAAAAATGGGAAGAAATTTTAGATATTGTAGATAAAACAAGCGAATTTGCCTTAACAGGAGCTATTTTTAGTGGAGATAGATATGTAATTGACATTGCTACTAATAAATTAGAAAATGCTGCGGGTAACTTTTATATAAATGATAAACCAACAGGAGCTGTTGTTGGACAACAACCTTTTGGAGGTGCTAGAGGTTCTGGAACTAATGATAAAGCTGGTTCTGTATGGAATTTATTACGTTGGGTAAGCAACCGTACAATTAAAGAAACTTTTGTGTCGCCAACAGATTATAGATATCCGTTTTTAGGGGAAACTACAATTGAAACTGTTGAAAAAGAGGTTGAAAGTGCAGTTGAAAAATTAAAAGAATTTGGTAAAGATTTATCAGATAGATTTAAGAAAAAATAA
- a CDS encoding Na(+)-translocating NADH-quinone reductase subunit A → MSQDIQIKKGLDIKLKGIAEKVTEKADPCSVYTLKPEDFHSIIPKLSIKIGAKVKAGEAVFYNKANEDMKFPSPVSGELVDIIRGEKRKILAIKINASNVQEFADFGIKDPKAMKAEEIKSHLLAAGCWPFIKQRPYDVIANPANTPKAIFVSGYASAPLAADYDYVLAGKEKELQAAITALSKLTPGTVHVSVGKNSNSPLAGLNNCTLHKVSGPHPSGNVGTQIAKIDPVNKGETVWTISPQDLVIIGELLLTGKFNAERIIALAGSSVKAPKYYKTIIGATTASIVGNKLAGDNTRIISGNVLTGKAITLKGCLGYYDNIITVIPEGNDYELFGWNKPVFNKISATRSLTFSWLNPKKKYDLNTNTNGEHRAFVVTGQYEKVFPLDIFPMQILKACMYKDLDEMEALGMYEVAPEDFALTEFVCISKQPHQEIIRKGLDLMLKEIG, encoded by the coding sequence ATGTCACAGGACATTCAAATTAAAAAAGGTTTGGATATTAAGCTAAAAGGTATTGCCGAAAAGGTTACCGAAAAAGCTGACCCATGTAGTGTCTACACACTAAAACCTGAAGATTTCCACAGTATCATTCCTAAATTATCTATTAAAATTGGCGCTAAAGTAAAAGCCGGTGAAGCCGTTTTTTACAATAAAGCTAATGAAGATATGAAATTTCCATCACCAGTAAGTGGTGAGTTGGTTGATATAATTCGTGGTGAAAAAAGAAAAATATTAGCAATTAAAATTAATGCTAGTAATGTACAAGAATTTGCAGATTTTGGCATAAAAGATCCAAAAGCTATGAAAGCTGAGGAGATTAAAAGTCATTTATTAGCTGCTGGTTGTTGGCCATTTATTAAACAAAGACCTTATGATGTAATTGCAAATCCTGCAAATACACCTAAAGCTATTTTTGTTTCTGGCTATGCAAGTGCTCCTTTAGCCGCTGATTACGATTACGTTTTGGCAGGTAAAGAAAAAGAGTTACAGGCTGCAATTACAGCTTTAAGTAAATTAACGCCAGGAACTGTACATGTTTCGGTTGGAAAAAATTCCAATTCGCCTTTAGCAGGTTTAAACAATTGTACTTTGCATAAAGTTTCAGGACCACATCCTTCTGGAAATGTTGGTACTCAAATTGCAAAAATTGACCCTGTTAATAAAGGTGAAACTGTTTGGACAATTTCTCCGCAAGATTTAGTAATTATTGGTGAATTATTACTTACCGGAAAATTTAATGCTGAACGAATTATTGCATTGGCTGGTTCTTCTGTTAAAGCACCAAAATATTATAAAACAATTATTGGAGCTACAACTGCTTCTATTGTTGGTAATAAATTGGCAGGCGATAACACTAGAATTATTAGTGGAAATGTACTAACTGGTAAAGCTATAACCTTAAAAGGATGTTTAGGCTATTACGATAATATAATTACTGTAATTCCTGAAGGTAACGATTATGAATTATTTGGTTGGAACAAACCAGTTTTCAATAAAATATCAGCCACAAGGTCCTTAACTTTTTCTTGGTTAAATCCTAAAAAGAAATACGACTTAAACACAAATACAAATGGAGAACACCGAGCGTTTGTTGTTACAGGTCAATACGAAAAAGTATTTCCTTTAGATATTTTCCCAATGCAAATTTTAAAAGCTTGTATGTATAAAGATCTTGATGAAATGGAAGCTTTAGGAATGTACGAAGTTGCTCCTGAAGATTTTGCTTTAACCGAGTTTGTTTGTATTTCTAAACAACCACATCAAGAAATTATTAGAAAAGGCTTAGACTTAATGTTAAAAGAAATAGGATAA
- a CDS encoding type IX secretion system plug protein domain-containing protein, with translation MKLFYTCFITFLIFQLNYAQQKIKDAEHIKTIILQPTLANNYAPIIRLGESIQLIFDDLNADEHDYTYKIEHCDYNWNSSNLADSEFIDGYAEDRIRGYENSFNTLQPYTNYSLTLPNDNTRIKISGNYKIYVLNDYDEVVFERRFVVYESKVTVGVTIYKSRDISTINSHQSVEFIINHPSLRINNPKEEILPVVIQNNNWQTAIEGLKPQFYRGTQLLYKYNKETSFLAGNEFLYFDSKSIRNSTLNIAKVEQGRDLYHTYLYTNEERIDKPYTLFEDINGNFVVRTLTGDDSNTDADYSWVHFSLSCLENLDGKDIYVSGNFNNWQLNETNKLTYNAENGLYEASILFKQGFYNYQFVTKTADGIINNSDIDGSFFQTENDYTVLVYYNKFGSRYTKVIGVGYGNSEKMNN, from the coding sequence TTGAAGTTATTTTACACTTGTTTTATTACATTTTTAATTTTTCAGTTAAATTATGCTCAACAGAAAATTAAAGATGCCGAACATATAAAAACAATTATTTTACAGCCAACTTTAGCTAATAATTATGCGCCAATTATTAGATTAGGAGAATCTATTCAGTTGATTTTTGATGATTTAAATGCCGACGAACACGATTATACCTATAAAATTGAACATTGCGATTATAATTGGAATTCTTCAAATTTAGCAGATTCTGAGTTTATAGATGGTTATGCAGAAGATAGAATTAGAGGCTACGAAAATTCTTTTAACACCTTGCAGCCTTATACAAACTATTCCTTAACGCTGCCTAATGATAATACAAGAATAAAAATTTCTGGAAATTATAAAATCTATGTTTTAAATGATTATGATGAAGTGGTTTTTGAACGCAGATTTGTAGTGTACGAATCTAAAGTAACGGTTGGAGTAACAATTTATAAAAGTAGAGATATTTCAACCATAAATTCTCACCAATCTGTAGAATTTATAATAAATCATCCTAGTTTAAGAATTAACAATCCAAAAGAAGAAATTTTGCCAGTTGTAATTCAAAATAATAATTGGCAAACGGCTATTGAAGGTTTAAAACCACAATTTTATAGAGGTACACAATTATTATATAAATACAATAAAGAAACTAGCTTTTTAGCGGGTAATGAGTTTTTGTATTTCGATTCAAAATCTATTAGAAATTCTACGTTAAATATTGCAAAAGTGGAGCAGGGTAGAGATTTATACCATACTTACTTATATACAAACGAAGAAAGAATAGATAAACCGTATACGTTGTTTGAAGATATTAATGGAAATTTTGTTGTTAGAACCTTAACTGGAGATGATAGTAATACGGATGCAGATTATAGCTGGGTGCATTTTTCATTAAGTTGTTTAGAAAATTTAGATGGTAAAGATATTTATGTTAGTGGTAATTTTAATAATTGGCAGTTAAATGAAACTAATAAACTTACATACAATGCTGAAAATGGGCTTTATGAAGCCTCTATATTATTTAAACAAGGTTTTTATAATTATCAGTTTGTTACTAAAACTGCCGATGGTATTATAAATAATAGCGATATTGATGGCTCTTTTTTTCAAACGGAAAACGATTATACCGTTTTAGTGTACTATAATAAATTTGGAAGTAGATATACCAAAGTAATTGGTGTTGGTTATGGAAATTCTGAAAAAATGAATAATTAA
- a CDS encoding NRDE family protein: MCTVTFLPLKNNGFILTSNRDETPLRATFPPKKYQEDGVKLVFPKDKLAGGTWIGTSSNNRLVCVLNGAFKKHNRKESYKKSRGIIAKDILKASNCNAYIKNLDLDGIEPFTMVIVDWNNNNLNLLELVWDENTKHFNSLKNEPKIWSSATLYSETSKETRQHWFKTWVSENNFTTSTILNFHHSEIGDKEQSILMKRPKVETVSITSIKKEDQKIEMLYKDIIRNLIHKTSI; this comes from the coding sequence ATGTGTACCGTTACTTTTCTACCATTAAAAAATAATGGCTTTATTTTAACTTCCAATCGCGATGAAACGCCACTTAGAGCTACATTTCCTCCTAAAAAATATCAAGAAGATGGTGTGAAATTGGTTTTCCCAAAGGATAAATTAGCTGGTGGCACTTGGATTGGTACAAGCTCTAATAACAGATTGGTTTGTGTTTTAAACGGTGCTTTTAAAAAACATAACAGAAAAGAAAGCTATAAAAAAAGTAGAGGAATTATTGCTAAAGATATTTTAAAAGCCTCTAATTGTAATGCGTATATTAAAAACTTAGATTTAGATGGAATTGAGCCGTTTACTATGGTTATAGTTGATTGGAATAATAACAACCTAAATTTACTAGAACTTGTTTGGGATGAAAACACAAAACATTTTAATAGTTTAAAAAACGAACCTAAAATATGGTCTTCTGCCACTTTATATTCTGAAACCTCAAAAGAAACAAGACAACATTGGTTTAAAACATGGGTTTCTGAAAACAACTTTACAACTTCAACCATTTTAAATTTTCATCATTCTGAAATTGGAGATAAAGAACAATCTATTTTAATGAAACGTCCAAAAGTTGAAACTGTTAGTATTACTTCAATAAAAAAAGAAGATCAAAAAATTGAGATGCTATATAAAGATATAATTCGTAATTTAATACACAAAACAAGTATTTAG
- a CDS encoding NADH:ubiquinone reductase (Na(+)-transporting) subunit B — protein sequence MGVKEKLHNFREKNKDKKWLPAFSAFHTFLYTPNETTHSGGHVRAADDLKRTMNMVVLAMIPCLIFGMFNTGYQHYLAFGEAVDFLSWDAFLVGLTKILPLVIVSYVVGLGVEFIFAIIKGHEVEEGYLVTGMLVPLIVPVDIPLWMLAVAVIFGVVIGKEVFGGTGMNILNPALTIRAFLFFAYPTWMSGDKVWVHGATERANDIIGGANLDAISGETILGGLAQGHQAAYSISDMFFGFIPGSVGETSTLLILLAGLFLIFTKIASWRIMLSAVIGALVMGLIFNGVTNAELITESSKFYTLMSTEFWHHLLIGGFAFGVVFMATDPVTASQTNKGKWIYGFLIGFISIMIRVFNPAYPEGVMLAILLMNVFAPTIDHYVVQGNVKRRLKRLKAKTA from the coding sequence ATGGGAGTAAAAGAAAAATTACATAATTTCAGAGAAAAGAACAAGGATAAAAAATGGCTTCCAGCCTTTTCCGCTTTTCACACATTTTTATATACACCTAATGAAACAACACATTCAGGTGGGCACGTAAGAGCTGCAGACGATTTAAAAAGAACAATGAACATGGTAGTATTAGCTATGATTCCTTGTTTAATTTTTGGAATGTTTAATACCGGATACCAACATTACCTTGCTTTTGGTGAGGCTGTTGATTTCTTATCTTGGGATGCATTTTTAGTTGGTTTAACCAAAATTCTTCCTTTAGTAATTGTATCATACGTTGTTGGTTTAGGAGTTGAATTTATTTTCGCAATTATTAAAGGCCACGAAGTTGAAGAAGGTTACTTAGTAACTGGAATGCTTGTTCCTTTAATTGTTCCTGTAGATATTCCTTTATGGATGCTAGCAGTAGCAGTTATTTTTGGTGTAGTAATTGGTAAAGAAGTTTTTGGAGGTACTGGAATGAATATTCTAAACCCTGCTTTAACAATTCGTGCATTTTTATTCTTTGCATATCCAACTTGGATGAGTGGAGATAAAGTTTGGGTACACGGTGCAACAGAAAGAGCTAACGATATTATTGGAGGTGCCAATTTAGATGCCATTTCTGGAGAAACAATATTAGGAGGTTTAGCCCAAGGGCACCAAGCTGCCTATTCAATTTCAGATATGTTCTTCGGTTTTATACCTGGTTCGGTTGGTGAAACATCTACCCTATTAATTTTATTGGCAGGTTTATTTCTAATATTTACCAAAATTGCAAGTTGGAGAATAATGCTATCTGCAGTAATTGGAGCATTGGTTATGGGCTTAATATTTAACGGTGTTACTAATGCAGAATTAATTACAGAAAGCAGCAAATTCTATACCTTAATGAGTACCGAGTTCTGGCATCATTTATTAATTGGTGGATTTGCATTTGGTGTTGTATTTATGGCAACCGATCCTGTAACTGCTTCACAAACAAATAAAGGTAAATGGATTTATGGTTTCTTAATTGGTTTTATTTCAATTATGATTCGAGTATTTAATCCTGCTTATCCAGAAGGTGTAATGTTAGCCATTTTATTAATGAATGTATTTGCGCCAACTATTGATCATTACGTTGTTCAAGGAAATGTAAAAAGAAGATTGAAACGTTTAAAAGCAAAAACAGCATAA
- a CDS encoding pyridoxal phosphate-dependent aminotransferase yields MKDQLSNRINSLPVSATLAMAAKARELKAAGKDIISLSLGEPDFNTPEFIKEAAIQAINDNYNSYSPVDGYADLKESIINKFKRDNGLDYKPSQIVVSTGAKQSIANALQVLLNPGDEVLLPAPYWVSYSALAIFSEATYKEIPSSVDTDFKITPEQLEAAITPKTKLILFNSPNNPSGSIYSEAEYRALAAVLEKYPNIYILSDEIYEHINYGEPMFSFAAIESMYDRTITVNGVAKAFAMTGWRIGYIGAPEWIARACNKLQGQITSGANCIAQRATIAALDAPVSKIQYMVDEFHKRRDMMLDLLGKIEGFKLNTPGGAFYIFPDVSAFFGKEIKGHKIENATDFSLFLLEEANIATVTGEAFGAPDCIRISYAASEENLREAVSRVEKALA; encoded by the coding sequence ATGAAAGATCAATTATCAAACAGAATTAACAGTTTACCAGTATCGGCAACTTTAGCAATGGCAGCAAAAGCAAGAGAATTAAAAGCTGCAGGAAAAGATATTATTAGTTTAAGTTTAGGAGAGCCAGATTTTAATACTCCTGAATTTATTAAAGAAGCAGCAATACAAGCTATAAATGATAATTACAACTCTTATAGTCCTGTTGATGGATATGCAGATTTAAAAGAATCTATCATCAATAAATTTAAACGTGATAATGGTTTAGACTATAAACCTAGTCAAATTGTGGTTTCAACAGGAGCTAAACAATCTATTGCAAATGCATTACAAGTTTTGTTAAACCCTGGAGATGAAGTGTTATTACCTGCACCATATTGGGTAAGCTATTCTGCATTGGCAATTTTTTCTGAAGCAACATATAAAGAAATTCCTTCATCTGTAGACACAGATTTTAAAATTACGCCAGAGCAATTAGAAGCAGCAATTACGCCTAAAACTAAATTGATTTTATTTAATTCACCAAATAACCCAAGTGGTTCTATTTATAGTGAAGCCGAATATAGAGCTTTAGCAGCTGTTTTAGAAAAATATCCAAACATCTATATTCTTTCAGATGAAATTTACGAGCATATAAACTATGGTGAACCAATGTTTAGTTTTGCAGCAATTGAAAGTATGTACGATAGAACAATTACTGTAAATGGTGTAGCAAAAGCTTTTGCAATGACTGGTTGGAGAATTGGATATATTGGTGCTCCAGAATGGATTGCACGTGCTTGTAATAAATTGCAAGGGCAAATTACTTCAGGAGCTAACTGTATTGCGCAAAGAGCCACAATTGCAGCCTTAGATGCACCTGTTTCTAAAATTCAATATATGGTTGATGAATTTCATAAACGTAGAGATATGATGTTGGATTTATTAGGTAAAATTGAAGGGTTTAAATTGAATACACCGGGTGGAGCTTTTTATATTTTCCCAGATGTTTCTGCATTTTTTGGAAAAGAAATAAAAGGTCATAAAATTGAAAATGCAACAGATTTTTCTTTATTTTTATTAGAAGAAGCTAATATTGCTACCGTAACTGGAGAAGCTTTTGGAGCGCCAGATTGTATAAGAATTTCTTATGCTGCATCTGAAGAAAACTTAAGAGAAGCTGTTTCTAGAGTTGAAAAAGCATTGGCTTAA
- a CDS encoding fatty acid desaturase family protein → MNNNKTISFSRNDKAKFFRTLNKRVNSYFKENKIKRTGNWKLYTKAIIMFSVFLVPLVLILTVQMPQWALLLLTVVIGVGMAGVGMNVMHDSNHESFSSKKWVNKLMGSSMYILAGNVYNWKVQHNVLHHSFTNIQGHDEDIDAGRIIRFSKHSKWFRVHKFQKYYSIFLYGLLTINWAITTDFKQMRSYLKRKLSYGEFPNPAKEWTILIVTKIIYYLLWIVLPLTVLDIAWWKVLIGFFVMHYTAGMILSVVFQLAHVVPNTKMPLPDKEGNLEHTWAIHQLYTTSNFAPKNNFISWYTGGLNHQVEHHIFPHISHIHYGKIAKIVKETATEFNLPYNEYKTMRKAFVEHFNQLKTLGIKPAHA, encoded by the coding sequence ATGAATAATAATAAAACAATAAGCTTTTCTCGTAATGATAAAGCTAAATTTTTTAGAACTCTTAATAAAAGGGTGAATTCTTATTTCAAAGAAAATAAAATTAAACGAACCGGAAATTGGAAATTATATACGAAAGCAATTATTATGTTTTCAGTTTTTTTAGTGCCATTAGTACTAATTTTAACAGTGCAAATGCCACAATGGGCATTACTTTTATTAACTGTTGTTATAGGAGTTGGTATGGCAGGTGTAGGTATGAATGTAATGCACGACAGTAATCACGAATCTTTTTCGAGTAAAAAGTGGGTGAATAAATTAATGGGAAGCAGTATGTATATTTTGGCAGGTAATGTTTATAATTGGAAAGTACAACACAATGTATTGCACCATTCATTTACAAACATTCAAGGCCATGATGAAGATATAGATGCAGGTAGAATTATTCGTTTCTCTAAACATTCAAAATGGTTTAGAGTGCATAAATTTCAAAAGTACTATTCCATATTTTTATATGGTTTATTAACTATTAATTGGGCCATTACTACAGATTTTAAACAAATGCGCAGTTATTTAAAGCGTAAACTTTCTTATGGAGAATTTCCAAATCCAGCTAAAGAATGGACTATTTTAATAGTTACTAAAATAATCTATTATTTACTTTGGATAGTATTACCATTAACTGTTTTAGATATAGCTTGGTGGAAAGTATTAATTGGATTTTTTGTAATGCATTATACAGCAGGAATGATATTAAGTGTTGTTTTTCAGTTAGCACATGTTGTTCCAAATACTAAAATGCCATTGCCAGATAAAGAAGGTAATTTAGAGCATACCTGGGCAATCCATCAATTATATACCACTTCTAATTTTGCACCAAAAAACAACTTTATTTCTTGGTATACAGGAGGATTAAATCATCAAGTAGAACATCATATTTTTCCGCATATTTCACATATTCATTATGGTAAAATTGCTAAAATTGTAAAAGAAACGGCAACTGAATTTAATTTGCCTTACAATGAATATAAAACCATGCGAAAAGCATTCGTAGAACATTTTAACCAATTAAAAACATTAGGGATTAAACCAGCACATGCTTAA
- the rsmG gene encoding 16S rRNA (guanine(527)-N(7))-methyltransferase RsmG — translation MKTLLNYFTDITETQKEQFYKLEELYKFWNAQINVISRKDIDELYTKHVLHSLGIAKVQAFNPESKVLDVGTGGGFPGIPLAILFPETDFYLVDSIGKKIKVVNEVATALKLKNVKAEQIRAENVKGEFDFIVSRAVTKMDDFVKWTRKKIAKKQQHQLKNGILYLKGGDLTDELANFSNATLYNLTDYFDDEFFETKKVVHIPLKKR, via the coding sequence ATGAAGACACTTTTGAACTATTTTACCGATATTACTGAAACCCAAAAAGAACAATTTTACAAATTAGAAGAGTTGTACAAATTTTGGAATGCACAAATTAATGTTATCTCTAGAAAAGATATTGATGAATTATACACTAAACATGTACTACACTCGTTAGGTATAGCCAAAGTACAAGCTTTTAATCCTGAATCTAAGGTCTTAGATGTTGGCACAGGTGGTGGTTTTCCTGGAATTCCTTTGGCTATTTTATTTCCTGAAACCGACTTTTATTTAGTTGATTCTATAGGAAAAAAAATAAAAGTTGTAAATGAAGTTGCAACTGCTCTAAAATTAAAAAATGTAAAAGCTGAACAAATTAGAGCTGAAAATGTAAAAGGAGAATTCGACTTTATTGTTAGCAGAGCTGTTACTAAAATGGACGATTTTGTAAAATGGACCCGTAAAAAAATTGCTAAAAAACAGCAACACCAACTTAAAAATGGAATTTTATATTTAAAAGGTGGTGATTTAACTGACGAATTGGCAAATTTTTCAAATGCAACACTCTATAATTTAACCGACTATTTTGATGATGAATTTTTTGAAACTAAAAAAGTAGTGCATATTCCGTTGAAGAAACGTTAA
- a CDS encoding Na(+)-translocating NADH-quinone reductase subunit C encodes MAKNTDSNVYTVLFATGMVLVVGTLLAFLASSLSDKIAENKRIEKQQNILYAMGINNNDESSVEFVAKNIVGEEFNKYITKQLVIEGVNATENDNAYLIDIKKEEALAKDKSYQRKLPLFIGNKEGEQFYIVPVRGKGLWDAIWGYVALDKELVVQGVFFDHAGETPGLGSNIKERFFMDDFIGEHILDGDTFMGITAAKGNADPKNLNKTDFEVDAIAGATITGDGLSAMLKKDLKMYLPYLKTLKQ; translated from the coding sequence ATGGCAAAAAATACTGATAGTAACGTATATACAGTTTTGTTCGCAACAGGAATGGTTCTTGTTGTAGGAACATTATTAGCGTTTTTAGCATCGTCATTAAGTGATAAAATAGCTGAAAACAAAAGAATTGAAAAGCAACAAAACATATTATATGCAATGGGCATTAACAATAACGACGAAAGTAGCGTTGAGTTTGTGGCTAAAAATATAGTTGGAGAAGAATTTAACAAATACATTACTAAACAATTAGTAATAGAAGGTGTTAATGCTACCGAAAATGACAATGCTTATTTAATTGATATTAAAAAAGAAGAAGCTTTAGCAAAAGACAAAAGCTACCAAAGAAAATTACCTCTATTTATTGGAAACAAGGAAGGAGAACAATTTTACATTGTACCTGTTAGAGGTAAAGGTTTATGGGATGCTATTTGGGGTTATGTTGCTTTAGATAAAGAACTAGTGGTACAAGGTGTATTTTTTGACCATGCTGGTGAAACTCCTGGATTAGGTTCTAACATTAAAGAACGCTTCTTTATGGATGATTTTATTGGTGAGCATATTTTAGATGGTGATACATTTATGGGTATAACTGCCGCTAAAGGTAATGCAGATCCAAAAAACTTAAACAAAACAGATTTTGAAGTAGATGCAATTGCAGGAGCAACTATTACAGGTGACGGTCTTTCAGCAATGTTAAAAAAAGACTTGAAAATGTATCTACCTTATTTAAAAACATTAAAGCAATAA
- the apaG gene encoding Co2+/Mg2+ efflux protein ApaG, whose protein sequence is MVQQVTNGIKISVKSNFEGTNYRNYRLYYAFSYQVTIENQSNETVQLLARHWKIFDSLNNTEIVEGSGVIGKKPIIKPAESHTYTSNCFLTSPIGAMKGYYNMVNFTTSKMFKVYIPTFQLMVSNIHN, encoded by the coding sequence ATGGTGCAACAAGTAACAAATGGCATTAAAATTTCAGTAAAATCTAATTTTGAAGGTACAAACTATCGAAATTATAGGTTGTATTATGCGTTTAGTTATCAAGTCACTATAGAAAATCAAAGTAATGAAACGGTGCAGTTATTGGCACGTCACTGGAAAATATTTGATTCGTTAAACAATACCGAAATTGTTGAAGGATCTGGTGTTATTGGTAAAAAACCAATTATAAAACCTGCTGAATCTCATACATATACTTCAAATTGTTTTTTAACTTCACCAATTGGTGCTATGAAAGGTTATTATAATATGGTAAACTTTACCACTTCAAAAATGTTTAAAGTTTATATACCAACATTTCAATTAATGGTTTCTAATATTCATAACTAA